In Negativicutes bacterium, the genomic window CAGAAAGTTCTCGGGAACAACAACTTCCACTTTCATAATCGGTTCCAGTAAAACCGGTCCTGCTTTTTCGGCAGTATTCTTGAAGGCCATGGAACCGGCGATTTTAAACGCCATTTCCGAGGAATCCACTTCATGATACGAACCATCCAGCAAAGTTGCCCGAATGTCGATCACCGGGTAACCGGCTAAAATACCATTGCTCATCGCTTCTTTGATACCGTTGTCAATCGGGTTAATAAATTCTTTGGGAACTGATCCGCCAACCGTTTTATTGACAAATTCATACCCGGATCCCGCTTCCAACGGTTCCAATTGAATCACTGCATGACCATACTGACCATGGCCGCCGGTTTGACGCACAAACTTGCCCTCGCCTTTGGCCAGACGGGAAATCGTCTCGCGATAAGCAACCATGGGACTTCCTACATTGGCATCGACATTGAATTCGCGTCTCAGGCGGTCCACAACGATCTCCAAATGCAGTTCGCCCATGCCGGCAATAATGGTTTGGCCGGTATCCGGTTCGGTATAAGCACGCAGGCTGGGATCTTCCTCGGTTAAACGATTGAGGGCCAAGCCTAATTTCTCCTGATCGGCCTTCGTTTTCGGTTCAATAGCCTGATTGATGACCGGTTCCGGGAAGTTCATCGACTCCAGTACAATCGGGTGCTTTTCATCACACAGCGTGTCACCGGTATAGGTATCCTTTAGACCGACGATTGCGCAGATATCACCCGCGCAGGCATCCGTCATATCTTCCCGGTGGTTGGCATGCATTCTTAAAACACGGCCGATCCTTTCTCTTTTTCCCTGGGAGGAGTTATAGACATAAGAACCGGCACTGATTTTGCCGGAATAGACGCGCACAAAAGCAAGTTTCCCGACGAAAGGATCCGCGGCAATTTTAAAAGCCAGCGCGGCCAGCGGTTCGTCATCGCCAAACTTACGGATTGTTTCTTCATCGGTATCCAGATCAATTCCTCTGACTTCACCGATGTCTTTGGGTGACGGCAAGTAATCCACAATGCCGTCCAGTAAAAGTTGAACACCTTTGTTGCGATACGAGCTCCCGCAGAACACCGGGAAAAACTTGACGGAGATCGTTGCTTTACGAATCGCCGCTTTGATCTCCGCAATACTGGGTTCCT contains:
- the fusA gene encoding elongation factor G; the protein is MPRTIPLEKVRNIGIMAHIDAGKTTTTERILYYTGRVHRMGEVHDGAATMDWMVQEAERGITITSAATTCQWHDCSINIIDTPGHVDFTVEVERSLRVLDGAVAVFCAKGGVEPQSETVWHQADRYNVPRIAYVNKMDITGADFQHVIEMMRERLGAKAMPVQLPIGQEDTFIGIIDLVEQKAFYYMDHEGKDIQLREIPADMLEAAQTARAELLETISEFDDDILTKLLENEEPSIAEIKAAIRKATISVKFFPVFCGSSYRNKGVQLLLDGIVDYLPSPKDIGEVRGIDLDTDEETIRKFGDDEPLAALAFKIAADPFVGKLAFVRVYSGKISAGSYVYNSSQGKRERIGRVLRMHANHREDMTDACAGDICAIVGLKDTYTGDTLCDEKHPIVLESMNFPEPVINQAIEPKTKADQEKLGLALNRLTEEDPSLRAYTEPDTGQTIIAGMGELHLEIVVDRLRREFNVDANVGSPMVAYRETISRLAKGEGKFVRQTGGHGQYGHAVIQLEPLEAGSGYEFVNKTVGGSVPKEFINPIDNGIKEAMSNGILAGYPVIDIRATLLDGSYHEVDSSEMAFKIAGSMAFKNTAEKAGPVLLEPIMKVEVVVPENFLGDVIGDINSRRGHIEGIEARPGVQVVHAHVPLASMFGYATVLRSSTQGRAIYSMEPSHYAEVPKSVSEGIIQKTRGV